CGGCGTGGGGTTCACCACCACGGCGGCAAGGCCCGCCTGCCATTTGCCGGTGCCCAGTTCGTCATGCGTGGCGGTGGGCATGGTCAGCAAGGGGCCGATACCAAGCTGCACGTCCTTGTTGCCCATCAAGAAGATATCGAACAAGTTCACATCCCCCAGTGCGGTGCTGTAGCCGCCATCCGGGGCCGGGCGTGTGCTGACCGGGACCGTGAGCCGGAACAATTGCGGGAGCGGCAACAGCCCCGGCGCAACCGGCAAGGTGCCGCGCAGCAAAAAGTCATTGGTGTGTTTGTCCGAGTCAAACAGGGACGGCACGTAATAGTCCTGGAAATTCAGGCCTGGCGCGGGGTTGAGCGGGTTATTGCTTTTGTTGGCATCGTCTGCCGACGCAGAGGCCAGGGCATGGCCGGCAACGGTGCAAAACGCAAGCCATCGCAGGCTTTGCGACAAGATCGACATGATGATTTCCCCATGATGGTGGATCGAAAATCTGTCTGCGGCCGGATTGGCTTATGGGCAATCCGGCCTGCATGGTGATGGGTAAGCGTCAGAAAATGCGGCGGTAGGACAGCATGTACACCTTGGCATCGGCCCCGCCATCGGGCTTGCTCAGGGTGTCGGTATAGGATGCGCTGATGGCATCGGCCGGGGACAGCAGCAGTTGCGCGCCAAAGCCGCCCTGCCAGGTGCTGCCGCCTTCGCTTTGCACCAGGTTGTTCACTTTGGTCTGGCCACCGTGGTTGTAGTACAGGTCAACCGATGCCCAGAATGCTTGCGAGAAGCTGTAGCTGTAATGCCCTTCCAGCCCGATCTTCGGGTCTTGCTTGAGCGTCTGGTGGCCGAGGTATTCATCATTGTTGCCAAACCACTGCACCCACGCGTTGGCCTCGATCCAGCTATTGCCAAACGGGTGCCCGAACGCCAGTTCCGGTTTGACCGCCCAACGGTTCGCGCCGGTATTCACGGTTTTGTTGGCGTCATAACTGCCGGTTGGGGCGGTGACCCACACTGCTGCGCTCAGAAAGGTCTCCGGCTTCCAGCGCATGAACTGGTCGAGCGTCAGCGCTGGCCCGCCAAAAATGTTCTGTACCAGCACGATATTGGTATCGCCCCAGCCGCGCCTTGAGTGATCTACCGCCGTGCCCGGCAAGGAGAGATCAACGTTGGCATAAGGTTGCAGCACCTGAATGCCGGCCACCTTGTCGCCCAGCCCGGTCCAGGCATAGGCAAAGCGGGCAAGACCGACATCGATGGACGCATTGGCATCCTTGATGGGCAGGTTGGTATCGAGCGAGGTGTTGGAATCAACGTGAAAATAATAGGCAAAACCGATCGGGGTATCGATCGGCAGGTTCTGCCAGTCGCGCGCATTATCTGCCTGTGCCAATGCACTGAACCCGCAGGAAATGGCCGCAAAAGCGGTAAAAATGCTTCACCGGCAAGCCTTTGCCTTCAGGCCGGTGCGTTGATTCATGGGGGTTTCCTTCAGGAGATTTTGATGATGCGTTGCAACTCAAAGTAGGTTAGGAAATGCTTCTGTTCAAGGATTGTTGTCAATAATATTGAGAGTTACAGTAAGTTTCCTTAGGGTTTGCCTTAATGAGTGGCATCAGG
The genomic region above belongs to Silvimonas iriomotensis and contains:
- a CDS encoding transporter, which produces MAQADNARDWQNLPIDTPIGFAYYFHVDSNTSLDTNLPIKDANASIDVGLARFAYAWTGLGDKVAGIQVLQPYANVDLSLPGTAVDHSRRGWGDTNIVLVQNIFGGPALTLDQFMRWKPETFLSAAVWVTAPTGSYDANKTVNTGANRWAVKPELAFGHPFGNSWIEANAWVQWFGNNDEYLGHQTLKQDPKIGLEGHYSYSFSQAFWASVDLYYNHGGQTKVNNLVQSEGGSTWQGGFGAQLLLSPADAISASYTDTLSKPDGGADAKVYMLSYRRIF